A DNA window from Malus domestica chromosome 12, GDT2T_hap1 contains the following coding sequences:
- the LOC103435951 gene encoding probable LRR receptor-like serine/threonine-protein kinase At1g67720 isoform X1 gives MEVSLLLLLLSLLLLLIVPSSAQNPGFVSLDCGGKEIFTDDLGVEWTPDRLNFGETSSIAVSNKTRKQYSTLRHFPADLRKYCYTLNVTSRTRYLLRATFLYGNFDSNNVYPKFDISVGATHWSSIVISDANTIEMRELIFLATSPTVSVCLSNATTGQPFISTLELRQFNGSMYYSEFEQQFYLSVSARINFGADDEAPVRYPDDPFDRIWTSDSVKKANYLVDIAAGTKKVSTKLPIDINGDDRPPEKVMQTAVVGTNGTLTYRLNLDGFPGFGWAYTYLAEIEDLAEDESRKFRLVLPGNTELSIPVVNIEENAHGKYRLYEPGFTNLSLPFVLSFKFAKTADSSRGPLLNAMEINKYLEINDGSQDRAVISSFVSHYSSSDWNLEGGDPCLPVPWSWVECNSDPQPRVVQIKLSSKNITGNIPSDLTKLSSLQELWLDGNSLTGTIPDFTGCVDLKIIHLENNQLTGGLSSFTNLPSLKELYVQNNMLTGTVPSSLLDKVVNMNYAGNVNLRKGKTSGSRNNIIIGTSVGAAVLVIATIVSCVLLRKRRKKVYKHDQLGNQPAQGIHSSKSDAPNESAHCFSYSEIEEATRKFEKKIGSGGFGVVYYGKMKDEKEIAVKVLTSNSYQGKREFSNEVTLLSRIHHRNLVQFLGYCQEDGTSMLIYEFMHNGTLKEHLYGPLTHKQSINWIKRLEIAEDAAKGIEYLHTGCVPAIIHRDLKSSNILIDKHMRAKVSDFGLSKLEVDGASHVSSKVRGTVGYLDPEYYISQQLTDKSDVYSFGVVLLELISGQEAISNKHFGVNCRSIVQWAKLHIENGNIQGIIDPSLDGEYNIQSMWKIAEKALMCVQAHGFMRPSISEVLKEIQDAISVERDAAAVREGSSDVSKNSIPSSLDTGSLDLGRNDNLLSIDESIARPTAR, from the exons ATGGAGGtttcccttctccttctccttctctctctcctcctcctcctcatcgtCCCTTCCTCTGCTCAAAATCCAG GGTTTGTGAGTTTGGATTGTGGAGGTAAAGAAATTTTCACTGATGATCTGGGTGTGGAGTGGACTCCTGATCGGCTCAATTTCGGCGAGACGTCCTCTATAGCTGTTTCCAATAAGACCAGGAAGCAGTACTCGACGttgaggcattttccggcggaTTTGAGAAAATATTGTTACACATTGAATGTCACAAGTAGGACTAGGTACCTTCTAAGAGCGACATTCTTGTATGGGAACTTTGACAGCAATAACGTTTATCCCAAATTTGACATTTCTGTTGGGGCAACCCATTGGTCTTCGATTGTAATTTCGGATGCCAATACGATAGAGATGCGGGAGCTTATATTTCTGGCGACGAGTCCTACTGTCAGTGTATGTTTATCCAATGCTACGACTGGACAACCTTTTATATCCACTCTTGAGCTTCGACAATTCAATGGTTCCATGTACTATTCTGAGTTTGAGCAACAGTTCTATCTCAGTGTCTCTGCCAGGATTAATTTCGGTGCAGATGATGAAGCACCAGTCAG GTATCCTGATGACCCTTTCGATAGAATATGGACATCAGACTCTGTCAAGAAAGCGAATTACCTCGTCGACATTGCTGCTGGAACCAAAAAAGTGTCAACCAAGTTGCCAATTGACATTAATGGGGATGACAGGCCACCCGAAAAAGTTATGCAGACAGCTGTAGTTGGCACAAATGGAACTCTGACTTACCGGCTGAACCTGGATGGTTTTCCTGGTTTTGGATGGGCATACACCTACTTAGCAGAAATTGAAGATTTAGCTGAAGATGAGTCTAGAAAGTTTAGGCTAGTACTTCCAGGAAATACTGAACTCAGCATACCTGTTGTTAATATTGAAGAAAACGCTCACGGAAAATATCGTCTCTATGAACCAGGGTTTACAAACTTATCCCTTCCGTTTGTATTATCATTTAAATTTGCCAAAACAGCCGATTCTTCCAGGGGACCGCTCTTGAATGCAATGGAGATAAATAAATATCTGGAAATAAATGATGGTTCTCAAGATA GAGCTGTTATTTctagttttgtttcacactactCATCGTCAGATTGGAATTTGGAAGGCGGTGATCCATGCCTCCCAGTTCCATGGTCTTGGGTGGAGTGTAACTCAGATCCACAACCAAGAGTAGTTCAAAT AAAATTATCTAGTAAGAATATTACTGGGAATATCCCTTCAGACTTGACAAAGTTGAGCAGTTTACAAGAGTT ATGGCTTGACGGGAACTCACTGACTGGTACAATACCTGATTTCACTGGATGTGTGGACTTGAAGATCAT TCATCTTGAGAACAATCAGTTGACGGGCGGACTCTCCTCTTTCACGAACCTACCAAGTTTGAAGGAACT GTATGTGCAAAATAATATGTTAACCGGAACTGTGCCATCAAGTCTTCTCGATAAAGTGGTTAATATGAA CTACGCTGGAAATGTTAATCTGCGGAAAGGGAAAACAAGCGGGAGCCGCAATAACATTATTATTGGTACATCAGTTGGGGCTGCTGTGTTGGTCATAGCTACTATTGTATCTTGCGTACTTTTACGCAAGCGAAGGAAGAAAGTTTACAAGCATG ACCAACTTGGGAATCAACCTGCGCAAGGAATACATTCTTCTAAGAGTGATGCTCCTAATGAATCTGCACACTGCTTCTCTTACTCTGAAATTGAAGAGGCTACCAGAAAGTTTGAGAAGAAAATAGGTTCGGGAGGTTTTGGAGTTGTTTACTACGGTAAAATGAAGGATGAAAAGGAAATTGCGGTCAAAGTTCTAACGAGTAATTCCTACCAGGGAAAGCGAGAATTTTCAAATGAG GTAACTCTTCTTTCAAGGATACATCACAGAAACCTGGTACAGTTTCTTGGGTATTGCCAAGAGGATGGAACAAGTATGCTGATCTACGAGTTCATGCATAATGGAACTCTCAAGGAACATCTTTATG GCCCATTAACACACAAACAGAGTATCAATTGGATCAAGCGCCTTGAGATTGCTGAAGATGCTGCAAAAG GAATCGAATACCTTCACACAGGCTGTGTTCCAGCTATCATTCATAGAGATTTGAAAAGCAGCAACATTCTAATTGACAAACACATGAGAGCAAAGGTTTCAGATTTTGGTCTTTCCAAACTTGAAGTAGACGGAGCATCCCATGTGTCAAGCAAAGTTCGGGGCACTGTAGGGTATCTGGATCCCGA GTATTACATCTCCCAGCAGTTGACAGACAAGAGTGACGTTTATAGTTTCGGTGTCGTTCTTCTTGAGCTGATATCAGGTCAAGAAGCGATTTCTAATAAACACTTTGGTGTTAACTGCCGTAGCATAGTGCAATGG GCAAAATTACACATTGAGAATGGCAACATTCAAGGAATAATCGACCCCTCGCTGGATGGCGAATACAACATCCAGTCAATGTGGAAGATAGCCGAAAAAGCCTTAATGTGTGTTCAAGCGCACGGATTTATGAGGCCGTCCATTTCAGAAGTTCTCAAGGAAATTCAAGATGCAATCTCAGTGGAAAGGGATGCTGCAGCAGTAAGAGAAGGTTCCTCAGATGTATCAAAGAATTCAATCCCTTCTTCCTTGGACACAGGTTCCCTGGATCTTGGCAGAAATGACAATTTATTGTCGATCGATGAGTCTATCGCCCGGCCAACTGCACGATAG
- the LOC103435951 gene encoding probable LRR receptor-like serine/threonine-protein kinase At1g67720 isoform X2 codes for MYPDDPFDRIWTSDSVKKANYLVDIAAGTKKVSTKLPIDINGDDRPPEKVMQTAVVGTNGTLTYRLNLDGFPGFGWAYTYLAEIEDLAEDESRKFRLVLPGNTELSIPVVNIEENAHGKYRLYEPGFTNLSLPFVLSFKFAKTADSSRGPLLNAMEINKYLEINDGSQDRAVISSFVSHYSSSDWNLEGGDPCLPVPWSWVECNSDPQPRVVQIKLSSKNITGNIPSDLTKLSSLQELWLDGNSLTGTIPDFTGCVDLKIIHLENNQLTGGLSSFTNLPSLKELYVQNNMLTGTVPSSLLDKVVNMNYAGNVNLRKGKTSGSRNNIIIGTSVGAAVLVIATIVSCVLLRKRRKKVYKHDQLGNQPAQGIHSSKSDAPNESAHCFSYSEIEEATRKFEKKIGSGGFGVVYYGKMKDEKEIAVKVLTSNSYQGKREFSNEVTLLSRIHHRNLVQFLGYCQEDGTSMLIYEFMHNGTLKEHLYGPLTHKQSINWIKRLEIAEDAAKGIEYLHTGCVPAIIHRDLKSSNILIDKHMRAKVSDFGLSKLEVDGASHVSSKVRGTVGYLDPEYYISQQLTDKSDVYSFGVVLLELISGQEAISNKHFGVNCRSIVQWAKLHIENGNIQGIIDPSLDGEYNIQSMWKIAEKALMCVQAHGFMRPSISEVLKEIQDAISVERDAAAVREGSSDVSKNSIPSSLDTGSLDLGRNDNLLSIDESIARPTAR; via the exons AT GTATCCTGATGACCCTTTCGATAGAATATGGACATCAGACTCTGTCAAGAAAGCGAATTACCTCGTCGACATTGCTGCTGGAACCAAAAAAGTGTCAACCAAGTTGCCAATTGACATTAATGGGGATGACAGGCCACCCGAAAAAGTTATGCAGACAGCTGTAGTTGGCACAAATGGAACTCTGACTTACCGGCTGAACCTGGATGGTTTTCCTGGTTTTGGATGGGCATACACCTACTTAGCAGAAATTGAAGATTTAGCTGAAGATGAGTCTAGAAAGTTTAGGCTAGTACTTCCAGGAAATACTGAACTCAGCATACCTGTTGTTAATATTGAAGAAAACGCTCACGGAAAATATCGTCTCTATGAACCAGGGTTTACAAACTTATCCCTTCCGTTTGTATTATCATTTAAATTTGCCAAAACAGCCGATTCTTCCAGGGGACCGCTCTTGAATGCAATGGAGATAAATAAATATCTGGAAATAAATGATGGTTCTCAAGATA GAGCTGTTATTTctagttttgtttcacactactCATCGTCAGATTGGAATTTGGAAGGCGGTGATCCATGCCTCCCAGTTCCATGGTCTTGGGTGGAGTGTAACTCAGATCCACAACCAAGAGTAGTTCAAAT AAAATTATCTAGTAAGAATATTACTGGGAATATCCCTTCAGACTTGACAAAGTTGAGCAGTTTACAAGAGTT ATGGCTTGACGGGAACTCACTGACTGGTACAATACCTGATTTCACTGGATGTGTGGACTTGAAGATCAT TCATCTTGAGAACAATCAGTTGACGGGCGGACTCTCCTCTTTCACGAACCTACCAAGTTTGAAGGAACT GTATGTGCAAAATAATATGTTAACCGGAACTGTGCCATCAAGTCTTCTCGATAAAGTGGTTAATATGAA CTACGCTGGAAATGTTAATCTGCGGAAAGGGAAAACAAGCGGGAGCCGCAATAACATTATTATTGGTACATCAGTTGGGGCTGCTGTGTTGGTCATAGCTACTATTGTATCTTGCGTACTTTTACGCAAGCGAAGGAAGAAAGTTTACAAGCATG ACCAACTTGGGAATCAACCTGCGCAAGGAATACATTCTTCTAAGAGTGATGCTCCTAATGAATCTGCACACTGCTTCTCTTACTCTGAAATTGAAGAGGCTACCAGAAAGTTTGAGAAGAAAATAGGTTCGGGAGGTTTTGGAGTTGTTTACTACGGTAAAATGAAGGATGAAAAGGAAATTGCGGTCAAAGTTCTAACGAGTAATTCCTACCAGGGAAAGCGAGAATTTTCAAATGAG GTAACTCTTCTTTCAAGGATACATCACAGAAACCTGGTACAGTTTCTTGGGTATTGCCAAGAGGATGGAACAAGTATGCTGATCTACGAGTTCATGCATAATGGAACTCTCAAGGAACATCTTTATG GCCCATTAACACACAAACAGAGTATCAATTGGATCAAGCGCCTTGAGATTGCTGAAGATGCTGCAAAAG GAATCGAATACCTTCACACAGGCTGTGTTCCAGCTATCATTCATAGAGATTTGAAAAGCAGCAACATTCTAATTGACAAACACATGAGAGCAAAGGTTTCAGATTTTGGTCTTTCCAAACTTGAAGTAGACGGAGCATCCCATGTGTCAAGCAAAGTTCGGGGCACTGTAGGGTATCTGGATCCCGA GTATTACATCTCCCAGCAGTTGACAGACAAGAGTGACGTTTATAGTTTCGGTGTCGTTCTTCTTGAGCTGATATCAGGTCAAGAAGCGATTTCTAATAAACACTTTGGTGTTAACTGCCGTAGCATAGTGCAATGG GCAAAATTACACATTGAGAATGGCAACATTCAAGGAATAATCGACCCCTCGCTGGATGGCGAATACAACATCCAGTCAATGTGGAAGATAGCCGAAAAAGCCTTAATGTGTGTTCAAGCGCACGGATTTATGAGGCCGTCCATTTCAGAAGTTCTCAAGGAAATTCAAGATGCAATCTCAGTGGAAAGGGATGCTGCAGCAGTAAGAGAAGGTTCCTCAGATGTATCAAAGAATTCAATCCCTTCTTCCTTGGACACAGGTTCCCTGGATCTTGGCAGAAATGACAATTTATTGTCGATCGATGAGTCTATCGCCCGGCCAACTGCACGATAG